The Calliphora vicina chromosome 3, idCalVici1.1, whole genome shotgun sequence genome contains a region encoding:
- the LOC135955064 gene encoding uncharacterized protein LOC135955064 gives MESSETTISTKFFDNLWPLILDHNKCDIQSSNTIEHFVPQQKFDHMWAHELLASKNYKNYETPRELSCKTSTKEQPEVVDPEDEIEQLAYRGPHSKILPLDQQLAMVQQNMEIRQKLANDFANREFPWYIQRPSYDYDFQITDNMKKIFKQTFEYEILKNIQRNQCHLMIVDVATSIPLRNLECWLKFSPYVAIIMVIHDKQLYGKVTNFNYVFHTILMEEYEANTCQEELNRSLELGVNKAKELFLYEDAGQAFAFVFSNTRGICIWDKFKILKEFC, from the coding sequence atgGAATCTTCCGAAACTACAATTTCTACCAAATTCTTTGACAACCTTTGGCCATTGATATTGGATCACAATAAATGTGATATACAAAGTTCAAATACAATTGAACATTTCGTACCTCAGCAGAAATTTGACCACATGTGGGCTCATGAACTTTTGGCCagtaaaaactacaaaaattatgaaacaCCTAGAGAATTGAGCTGCAAAACAAGTACTAAAGAACAACCCGAGGTAGTTGATCCTGAGGATGAAATAGAACAATTAGCTTATCGTGGACCACACTCAAAAATCTTGCCACTAGATCAACAATTGGCCATGGTTCAGCAAAATATGGAAATAAGACAAAAATTAGCAAATGATTTTGCTAATCGAGAGTTTCCCTGGTATATACAAAGACCTTCATATGActacgattttcaaataacagacaacatgaagaaaatatttaaacaaaccttTGAATatgaaatacttaaaaatatacaacGTAATCAGTGTCATCTAATGATAGTTGATGTTGCAACCTCAATACCTTTAAGAAATCTAGAATGTTGGCTGAAATTCTCCCCTTATGTGGCCATTATAATGGTTATTCATGATAAACAGCTTTATGGGAAAGTGACAAATTTCAATTATGTTTTTCACACGATCTTAATGGAAGAATATGAAGCGAATACTTGTCAGGAAGAATTAAATCGTTCTCTGGAACTGGGTGTAAATAAAgctaaagaattatttttatatgaagatGCTGGCCAAGCATTCGCTTTTGTATTTTCCAATACTCGCGGTATTTGTATAtgggataaatttaaaattttaaaagaattttgctag
- the LOC135955063 gene encoding uncharacterized protein LOC135955063: MHWRNLKFYLSFSFNIVLVVLYITSKLYEKSKERTLILNKNKLNVDQRSEPNKFTIQERIAKNIPYLPIEDLLTTLSSSRNYNYTCAWYPSIMDIQIQNEYWQIFHNKKQTYFIFGAYLDVRPLVTENKILIRILAMIDLISEHANDYPAAYCQIWFRERYMPLIVPVERTQFIWRYNWGHNAKYSFPHILTCAVPRAYKHFMPKSVSLVAAPCDKATNHVRVIYRPLKSREKKRDFAVCIKGLDFPYTDLSYRLVEYMESLRVLGAQKVIVYNLESHANITKVLNYYQQTGFVEIRAFSFSLKYSNLPEYRHLQLTTKKDAFRLHESILYNDCIYRNMYQFKYIAVWDIDELPIPLKNYTNWQDLVKMAQDSKQPNCKSYASFCFLCAYFPSYAEKPTFSKELPDYFYMLQHVRRVRSYAEYGWAMKCLHNTDHIIATHNHFPIHYAADCRDYTFHSTDAQMNHYRDPPFKENLSNSITDQRLWRFAPQIIENSLKIFEELDFFEKI, from the coding sequence AACCCAACAAATTTACCATACAAGAGCGCATAGCCAAAAATATTCCTTATTTGCCCATAGAAGATCTGTTAACCACTCTAAGCAGTAGTCGTAACTACAATTATACTTGCGCTTGGTATCCAAGCATCATGgatatacaaatacaaaatgaatattggcaaatatttcataacaaaaagcagacatattttatatttggagCCTACCTGGATGTTAGGCCATTGGTGACGGAAAATAAGATATTAATAAGAATATTAGCTATGATTGATTTAATTTCTGAACATGCCAACGATTATCCAGCAGCATATTGTCAAATTTGGTTTAGAGAACGATACATGCCTTTAATTGTGCCTGTGGAGAGGACACAATTTATATGGAGATATAATTGGGGTCATAATGCTAAATATAGTTTTCCGCATATTCTAACATGTGCTGTGCCTAGAGCTTACAAACATTTCATGCCGAAAAGTGTATCGTTGGTAGCAGCACCCTGTGATAAGGCCACCAATCATGTGAGAGTAATTTACAGACCACTGAAGTCTAGGGAGAAAAAAAGGGATTTCGCAGTCTGCATTAAGGGTTTAGATTTTCCCTACACCGATTTATCATATCGTTTGGTGGAATATATGGAGTCTTTACGAGTCCTAGGAGCCCAGAAAGTTATAGTGTATAATTTAGAGTCACATGCTAATATTACAAAGGTATTAAATTATTATCAGCAGACAGGATTTGTGGAAATTCGTGCATTTAGTTTTTCTCTAAAATATTCAAACTTACCGGAATATCGCCATCTACAGTTGACCACTAAAAAGGACGCTTTTCGTTTGCATGAAAGCATACTGTACAACGATTGTATCTACAGGAATATGTATCAGTTTAAATACATAGCTGTCTGGGATATAGATGAATTGCCCATACCTTTAAAAAACTACACAAACTGGCAGGATCTGGTTAAAATGGCTCAAGACTCTAAGCAGCCCAACTGTAAAAGCTATGCCagcttttgttttttgtgtGCCTATTTTCCAAGCTATGCAGAAAAACCAACATTTAGCAAAGAGCTTCCTGATTACTTTTATATGCTGCAACATGTAAGACGTGTTAGGAGTTATGCTGAATATGGTTGGGCCATGAAATGTCTGCATAATACGGATCATATTATAGCTACCCACAATCATTTTCCTATTCACTATGCTGCTGATTGCAGGGATTACACATTTCACAGCACGGATGCCCAAATGAATCACTATCGGGATCCaccatttaaagaaaatctttcGAATTCCATAACAGACCAAAGATTGTGGCGTTTTGCTCCACAAATTATAGagaattcattaaaaatattcgaggaattggatttttttgagaaaatttaa